The following coding sequences are from one Aeromicrobium duanguangcaii window:
- a CDS encoding LpqB family beta-propeller domain-containing protein yields the protein MRAQRAALVLTIVAAVLAGCTGIPTSGPVERVEDESGFGESTVRYTPAGPAPHATEAQIVRGFLDAMLAYPVTHRVAAEYLTPEAADEWRPGQSTTVYTGAEVSSDRVGAGRIDLTADVRLDAQGRLSRVAASRRWDLDLQRIDGQWRIATPPDGVLVSRDWFEDYVRTFDLYFLDPTGSHLVPVPVHEVVGDQLATSLMTSLAIGPQSGSAPGLTTAVPPVQDLRASVPVVDGVAQIEFSTRVGDLAPGVQKRLSAQVAWTLRQVPVVTDVQITGGGTVVAPAGEPVQDAGGWTSFGPDKSRRWATVVLDGGVQQVGPRSREPLAGDWGSNDAGASMVTADDERVVAIWRDRARVSTANGADPVEITGERFLRPILDIDGNAWLVDRPAGRTRVRVHDGESFVGVPAPDLPGLSSFAISPDGARYAATADGRLFVGGVERREGRVVGLTDATRLATAAGARQVVWVDGSRVAHLGPPGSQVHSLRIDGTEAVDAWPGGGQLLPDIEPVALVATAAADSDLYLLDSEGGLWMLDRTRWVAVDIDAARGIA from the coding sequence ATGAGGGCGCAGCGGGCGGCCCTGGTGCTGACGATCGTCGCCGCCGTGCTGGCGGGATGCACGGGCATCCCGACCTCCGGCCCGGTCGAGAGGGTCGAGGACGAATCGGGGTTCGGTGAGAGCACGGTCCGCTACACGCCGGCGGGGCCGGCGCCCCACGCGACCGAGGCCCAGATCGTGCGTGGCTTCCTGGACGCCATGCTGGCCTATCCGGTCACGCACCGGGTCGCGGCCGAGTACCTGACCCCGGAGGCCGCCGATGAGTGGCGCCCCGGGCAGAGCACCACGGTGTACACGGGGGCGGAGGTGTCCTCCGACCGCGTGGGTGCGGGGCGGATCGACCTGACCGCCGACGTGCGCCTCGACGCCCAGGGCCGGCTGAGCCGGGTGGCGGCGTCGCGACGGTGGGATCTCGACCTGCAGCGGATCGACGGCCAGTGGCGCATCGCAACCCCGCCCGACGGCGTGCTGGTGAGCCGGGACTGGTTCGAGGACTACGTCCGCACGTTCGACCTGTACTTCCTCGATCCGACCGGGAGTCACCTGGTGCCCGTGCCCGTCCATGAGGTCGTCGGCGATCAGCTGGCGACGTCGCTGATGACCAGCCTGGCCATCGGGCCGCAGTCCGGCTCGGCGCCGGGGCTCACGACGGCCGTCCCGCCCGTCCAGGACCTGCGCGCCTCCGTCCCGGTGGTGGACGGGGTGGCGCAGATCGAGTTCTCGACGCGGGTCGGCGATCTGGCGCCCGGGGTGCAGAAGCGTCTCTCGGCCCAGGTGGCGTGGACGCTGCGTCAGGTTCCTGTCGTGACCGACGTCCAGATCACCGGTGGCGGCACGGTCGTCGCGCCCGCGGGTGAACCGGTCCAGGACGCCGGCGGATGGACCTCCTTCGGACCCGACAAGTCGCGTCGCTGGGCCACCGTCGTGCTCGACGGTGGCGTCCAGCAGGTCGGACCGCGCTCCCGCGAGCCGCTGGCGGGGGACTGGGGCTCGAACGACGCCGGTGCGTCGATGGTCACGGCGGACGACGAGCGGGTCGTGGCCATCTGGCGCGATCGGGCCCGTGTGTCGACCGCGAACGGAGCGGACCCCGTCGAGATCACCGGAGAGCGGTTCCTGCGCCCGATCCTGGACATCGACGGGAACGCATGGTTGGTCGACCGGCCGGCCGGCCGGACCCGCGTCCGGGTGCATGACGGCGAGTCCTTCGTCGGCGTCCCGGCGCCCGACCTGCCGGGACTCTCGTCGTTCGCGATCTCGCCCGACGGAGCTCGGTACGCGGCGACGGCCGATGGCCGGTTGTTCGTCGGCGGGGTCGAGCGACGCGAGGGTCGCGTCGTGGGCCTGACCGACGCGACCCGGCTGGCGACCGCGGCCGGAGCCCGTCAGGTCGTGTGGGTCGACGGCTCGCGCGTAGCCCATCTGGGGCCGCCGGGCAGTCAGGTGCATTCGCTGCGGATCGACGGCACCGAGGCGGTCGACGCCTGGCCCGGCGGCGGCCAGCTCCTGCCGGACATCGAGCCGGTCGCCCTCGTGGCGACGGCGGCGGCCGACTCGGACCTGTACCTGCTCGACAGCGAGGGCGGCCTGTGGATGCTCGACCGGACCCGTTGGGTCGCGGTGGACATCGACGCCGCACGCGGGATCGCCTGA
- a CDS encoding ComF family protein encodes MRGWWQAAADLVLGVCCPLCGAPGLHACRACVTAIAPDPVLLDVGDISVAVAGVHQGPRREALLAWKVGGAASLDPLMAHHLAAAVVSLIGETSSLALVPVPSTRRSRRERGRDLVTDLAAATARTLVGVGVDAQVRPVLRLRRQTRDQHALSRRERALNVAGSMVAQRAPSGPVVVVDDVLTTGSTLLEAVRALAEAGAFPILGAAAVVTAQAGSSPVASHPDDGLRSR; translated from the coding sequence GTGCGCGGGTGGTGGCAGGCGGCGGCCGATCTGGTCCTGGGGGTCTGCTGCCCGCTGTGCGGGGCGCCCGGTCTGCACGCGTGCCGAGCGTGTGTCACTGCGATCGCACCCGATCCGGTCCTGCTGGACGTCGGCGACATCTCGGTGGCGGTCGCGGGTGTCCACCAGGGACCGCGACGCGAGGCGTTGTTGGCCTGGAAGGTCGGTGGGGCGGCGAGCCTGGATCCGTTGATGGCCCACCACCTGGCGGCGGCCGTGGTGTCCCTGATCGGCGAGACCTCCTCGCTGGCCCTCGTGCCGGTGCCGTCGACCCGGCGTTCGCGCCGTGAGCGCGGTCGCGACCTCGTCACCGACCTGGCCGCGGCGACGGCGCGCACGCTCGTCGGCGTGGGTGTCGACGCGCAGGTCCGCCCGGTGCTGCGACTGCGCCGCCAGACGCGCGACCAGCACGCGCTGAGCCGGCGCGAACGGGCGCTCAACGTCGCCGGATCGATGGTGGCGCAGCGGGCGCCGAGCGGCCCCGTGGTGGTCGTCGACGACGTCCTCACGACCGGCTCGACCCTGCTCGAGGCGGTGCGCGCGCTGGCTGAAGCCGGGGCGTTCCCGATCCTCGGTGCAGCCGCAGTCGTGACTGCGCAGGCGGGTTCCTCACCGGTGGCGAGTCACCCCGACGACGGACTACGGTCGAGGTAG
- the hpf gene encoding ribosome hibernation-promoting factor, HPF/YfiA family, protein MEIVVTGRNSEISEKFRNHVAEKLQRIEKFDSRQRISRVEVEVTHEKNPRQPETAARVEMTLRSRGPAVRVEASSTDQHSALDAAVDKLETRLRKVVERKRSHRDKHRPESIAAATADLPVADFDELDDTVESDIRKVGPLEVEGDGPLVVREKEHVSEAMTLDQALYEMELVGHDFYLFVEKDSMKPSVVYRRKGYDYGVIRLTVEG, encoded by the coding sequence ATGGAAATCGTGGTCACCGGTCGCAACAGTGAGATCTCGGAGAAGTTCCGCAACCATGTCGCCGAGAAGCTCCAGCGGATCGAGAAATTCGACAGCCGCCAGCGGATCAGCCGGGTCGAGGTCGAGGTGACGCACGAGAAGAACCCGCGTCAGCCGGAGACCGCCGCCCGCGTCGAGATGACGCTCCGCTCGCGCGGCCCCGCCGTCCGGGTGGAGGCCAGCTCCACGGACCAGCACTCGGCCCTGGACGCCGCGGTCGACAAGCTCGAGACCCGCCTGCGCAAGGTCGTCGAGCGCAAGCGCAGCCACCGCGACAAGCACCGTCCCGAGTCCATCGCGGCGGCCACGGCCGACCTCCCCGTGGCCGACTTCGACGAGCTGGACGACACCGTGGAGTCCGACATCCGCAAGGTCGGACCGCTCGAGGTCGAGGGCGACGGCCCGCTCGTCGTGCGCGAGAAGGAGCACGTGTCCGAGGCGATGACCCTGGATCAGGCCCTCTACGAGATGGAGTTGGTCGGGCACGACTTCTACCTCTTCGTGGAGAAGGACTCGATGAAGCCGAGCGTCGTCTACCGCCGCAAGGGATACGACTACGGCGTGATTCGCCTGACGGTCGAGGGCTAA
- a CDS encoding response regulator, with amino-acid sequence MTAHGDAIRVLLVDDQELFRRGVTMVLGADGGFEIEDVDDGDAALERIAEEPFDVVLLDVRMPRRSGVEICGAIKETAPTTGIIMLTASDDEADLYESIKAGAAGYLLKDGSTYDQVAEAVKLVAAGQSLISPSMATKLLDEFVHMAKGPAPATTLTARELQVLRLVAHGKSNRDIAGELFISENTVKNHIRNILEKLQMKSRMEAAMYAVRSKLIDDVL; translated from the coding sequence GTGACTGCACACGGGGATGCCATCCGGGTCCTGCTCGTCGACGACCAAGAGTTGTTCCGACGTGGCGTGACCATGGTTCTCGGCGCCGACGGGGGGTTCGAGATCGAGGACGTCGACGACGGTGACGCCGCGTTGGAACGCATCGCGGAGGAGCCGTTCGACGTCGTCCTCCTCGACGTGCGGATGCCTCGCCGCAGCGGCGTCGAGATCTGTGGCGCGATCAAGGAGACCGCACCCACGACCGGCATCATCATGCTCACGGCCAGCGACGACGAGGCCGACCTGTACGAGTCGATCAAGGCCGGCGCCGCCGGGTACCTGCTGAAGGACGGCTCGACGTACGACCAGGTCGCCGAGGCGGTCAAGCTCGTCGCGGCCGGTCAGTCGTTGATCAGCCCCAGCATGGCCACGAAGCTGCTCGACGAGTTCGTGCACATGGCCAAGGGCCCGGCGCCGGCCACGACCCTGACCGCGCGCGAGCTGCAGGTGCTGCGCCTGGTCGCTCACGGCAAGAGCAACCGCGACATCGCCGGTGAGCTCTTCATCAGCGAGAACACGGTCAAGAACCACATCCGGAACATCCTCGAGAAGCTGCAGATGAAGTCGCGGATGGAGGCGGCCATGTACGCCGTCCGCAGCAAGCTCATCGACGACGTTCTGTGA
- a CDS encoding winged helix-turn-helix domain-containing protein has product MTARLSALQARRIALGAQGFTRAQPEQVRREHVARVARRLGFFQIDSVNVLQRAHYLPLYSRLGPYDTDLLHRAAGRAPRLLFEYWAHEAALVDVDLWPAMHHKMRSGRGMWGGMARAVQENPELIDQVEAAVARSGPITARELEARLGAQERDRTHWGWNWSQTKQALEYLFFVGRLSSARRNAAFEREYDLPERVLPARVLALPEPSDEEAHLTLVSHAAQALGVATVQCLRDYFRLAPAPTAAAVSALVADGVLEPVTIEGWKRPAYLHAEAARPRRVEARTLLSPFDPLVFERTRTERLFDFRYRIEIYVPQEKRVHGYYVLPFLLGDRIVARVDLKADRASGRLLVLGSFAEPGAPAETARELGQELLRLAGWLGLGEVEVRPRGDLAAMLAPECATAH; this is encoded by the coding sequence GTGACGGCGCGCCTCTCGGCGCTGCAGGCTCGGCGCATCGCGCTCGGAGCGCAGGGGTTCACCCGCGCGCAGCCCGAGCAGGTGCGCCGCGAGCACGTGGCCCGGGTGGCGCGCCGCCTGGGCTTCTTCCAGATCGACTCCGTCAACGTCCTGCAGCGGGCGCACTACCTGCCGCTGTACTCGCGGCTGGGTCCTTACGACACCGATCTGCTGCATCGGGCCGCCGGCCGGGCGCCGCGGCTGCTGTTCGAGTACTGGGCGCACGAGGCCGCGCTCGTCGACGTCGACCTGTGGCCGGCGATGCACCACAAGATGCGCTCGGGGCGGGGCATGTGGGGCGGGATGGCCCGCGCCGTCCAGGAGAACCCCGAGCTGATCGACCAGGTCGAGGCGGCCGTCGCGCGATCAGGCCCGATCACGGCGCGTGAGCTGGAGGCCCGGCTCGGCGCGCAGGAGCGCGACCGGACGCACTGGGGCTGGAACTGGTCGCAGACCAAGCAGGCGCTGGAGTACCTGTTCTTCGTGGGGCGCCTGTCGTCCGCCCGGCGCAACGCCGCCTTCGAGCGCGAGTACGACCTGCCCGAGCGGGTGCTGCCGGCCCGGGTGCTCGCGCTCCCGGAGCCTTCGGACGAGGAGGCGCACCTGACGCTCGTGAGCCATGCGGCACAGGCCCTGGGCGTCGCCACGGTGCAGTGCCTGCGGGACTACTTCCGGCTGGCGCCCGCTCCGACCGCGGCAGCGGTCAGTGCCCTGGTGGCGGACGGCGTCCTCGAGCCGGTGACCATCGAGGGCTGGAAGCGACCGGCCTACCTGCACGCCGAGGCCGCGCGTCCCCGTCGGGTCGAGGCGCGGACCCTGCTCAGTCCCTTCGACCCCCTCGTCTTCGAGCGCACGCGCACCGAGCGGCTCTTCGACTTCCGCTACCGCATCGAGATCTACGTGCCCCAGGAGAAGCGCGTGCACGGCTACTACGTCCTGCCCTTCCTGCTGGGCGACCGGATCGTCGCGCGCGTGGACCTCAAGGCGGACCGCGCGTCCGGGCGGCTGCTGGTGCTCGGGTCGTTCGCCGAGCCCGGCGCCCCCGCCGAGACGGCCCGTGAGCTGGGGCAGGAACTGCTGCGACTGGCCGGCTGGCTGGGCCTGGGCGAGGTCGAGGTTCGTCCACGAGGTGATCTGGCCGCGATGCTGGCGCCGGAGTGTGCCACCGCGCACTAG